In Methanofollis aquaemaris, the genomic window AGAGGTGTTCAACAGCGCCCCGGTTTCCTGAAAAGAACAATCCGGTTCGTGTTCGTCCCTCCCCGGTTGTTCCTGATCCCCCAGATGTTCGAGGTCTTGGTGAAGACCTGGGTATTGACCATCACGCCCTCAGGCACGAACCCGACCCCCGCCCCGAGCGGGACGACGTGCTCGTCGAGAGAGACGCTGCCGTTACGCACCTCGCCGACCTCGAAGGCGACCCGGCCGCCGGGCTTTGTCACCCTGAAGAGTTCGGCAAAGACCTGGCCCATCGTCTCCTCCCACTCCCTGACCGTCCTCGCCATAGTGATCCCCTCGCCGATCGCCCTGGCGTCCAGGCCGTTGAACCAGCACCTGAGCCAGTTGTCCTTTGCGTACTGAACGATATCGAGAAAGGGGGGCGAGGTGACGGTGAGGGCGACCGAACCTGAAGGGAGACGAGGCGTCGAGGCGGCGTCGCCGGTGAGAAAGAGGGCGTCCTCTCCGGCGCGGCGGAGGGCCGAGAGTTCTTCCTTACTCATCCGCCCGAGGAGCCGCCGGGACTTCCGGAGAATGAGGGCATGGGTGTCGCGGTATTCAGGCACCTGGCCGCGCTTTGTGTTGATCCGCCGCTGACTCTCCGGCGAGACCGCCTGGTTTGGCGGGAGAGTGTAGACCGAGAAGAACCCCCTCGAGTGGCCGGTGAGCCTGGTGGTCGCCACCATCCTGATCCAGCGGTCGACGGCGTCCTCCTCGTCGCCCCGGCCGATCAGGTACGAGCGGAGGGCCACCAGTTCCCCCTCGGTCTTCGGGTGATAGAACATCGAGAGATCGGTCCCGGCACACAGCCCCACACCCCGCGGGATCTCCTCCAGCCGCGCTCGCACCTCGTCGAGGTCGGGTGGGGAGAGACGGGGACGCGCCAGGATCCCGGAGAGCGGATTGGCATCGTTTGCGGCGACCCGTCGGCCGAGCAGCGCGGCCTCGACCGCCGTTGTCCCCCGCCCGCTGAAGGGATCGTAGACGAGGTCCCCTGGCCGGGTAAGAAGATCGATGAAAAACCGCGGGAGTTGGGGCTTGAAACACGCCCGGTACGAGACCTCGTGGATCGACGACGCCTGCCTCTGCCGCGCCGTCCAGAACTCATTTGCATACCGCGGGACCGTCACGCCTCCACAGGTCGCCTCGTCATGGCGGGTCGGCGTGCCGTCGGCCGCGGTGAAGTCCTCAAAGTAGTCGTCGAGGGAGGTCGGTCGCATCAGAGAAGATTTCTCCCCCCGAGTACCTGAAGGCTTCGATCGAGGAGGACTCGATCGATCCGGAGGCTCTCAACAATGCCCGTTTTCCGGCTCCGGAAAAAGCCTCTTCCGGACCGATCACGGAATGATCTCGCAGCCATTGTATCGCTCGTACGCAAAGTCGTCCAGGGAGACGACCCCTTCCCTGATCAGTTCCCTGATCTCGGGGAGAGACGAGACGACGGCATCGCGGAGGTTTCGGACCGTCCCGCAGACCATGTGCCGCCCAACCTCCGGCCAGGGGCGGAGGATACTGGAGTACAGGCACCTCCCCCCACAGAAGTCGATAAGGTCGCAGGCGGTGCAGGGCCCTTCGACCGACACTTCGGGCAGATCCTGCGGTCTGGTCGTCGCCACATTGCCGAGATACCAATCCCGCATCCCGACCATGCAGGGGCACGGGATGATCGTCCCGTCAGTCATGACCGTGTAGTTCGCATACCCGCATCCGCACCGCAACCCCCCCTCCCGACCGAGGAGGAGGTCGGCGGTCACGCCGAGGAAGGGGTACCATGTCGGAACTGTTCCCTCCTTCATCCTCTCCACCCAGTGGCCGACCAGGCGGCGGATGCCGGGGTTGTACGACCCGGCCGCCCAGCGACCGAAGTCCCGCTTCGAGTAGTCGCCCCAGAAATCGGCGTCGATCTGCCAGTGGATCGAGGAGAACGAGTGGTCAGAGTTTTCTGAGAGATAGAGAACCGCCTTCTCGATATCGGTCTTCTCCGTGATGGTCATCCTGGCGATAAGTTCGCCGGTGTAACCCCCATCGAGGAGAGCATGCACATTTTCCATCACCCTCCGGTAGACACCTTTCCCGCGGTGGGCGTCGGTGAGAACTTCGGGGCCGTCGATGGAGACCAGGACCGTCGAGAAGCGGTTCCGATACTCGGGTTCCAGGCGGTCGAGGAGAAGGGCGTTGGTCTGGAGCATGAACCGTCCGATCGGGGCATGGTCCATCACCTCTCTGACGAGGTCAAGGCGCAACAGCGGTTCGCCCCCATAGAAGGTGAGTACGGCACCAGAGTCTTGTGAGAGGAAACGATAGAGATCTCTGAGGTCGAAGGAGAGTTCGGGCGGGACATCCTCATCAAAGGCTATCCACCTCCCGAAGGGGTCGCTCTCTTCGAAGTCCTTGGCCCGACAGTACGAGCAGCAGAGATTGCAAGCGTCGGTGAGAATGAGGTGGTAATACATCTGCTCCATACAAATTTGCAGCGATTCCCGATAAATCTCTCCGCAGAACCCCAATCGATCTGCAACCCATACGGGAGAATTTAAAGAGTCAATTTCCGAAAAAACATATTATAAATAAATATCCACGACATTATATCTACCATAGTCGATTAATTTCTGGACGGAGAATTCAGATGATCACCGACACGACGACAGCACATGAGATCGCCATGCGAATCGATGCCGACATGGCTGTTTCCAGGTGGAAAGATTGGCGCTGGCAGGTCAGCCACTCGGTCAGAGACATCAAGACCTTCGAGCGGGCTCTCGGTATCACCTTCCCCCCCGAAGAACGGGTCGAACTGGAGCGGACGGTCGAGAGGTTCCCCCTCTGTGTCACCCCCTATTACCTCTCTCTCATCGACCCCGAGGACTTCAGAAACGATCCCGTCTTCATGCAGTGTTTCCCCTCGGTCAGGGAACTCGACGTAGAGGACTACGATCTCTCTGACCCCCTGGCCGAGGACGCCGACATGGCGGCACCCTGCATCACCCACCGGTACCCGGACCGGGTGCTCTTCCTGATCTCAAATATCTGTGCGATGTACTGTCGGCATTGCACCAGGAAACGAAAGGTCGGCGACACTGACTCGGTCCCGGTCAGAGAGGAGATCGATGCCGGCCTCGCCTATATCAGAGATCATCCCGAGGTGCGCGACGTCCTCCTCTCGGGCGGCGACCCCCTCATGCTCCCTGACGAGAGCCTCGACCGGATCCTCACCGAACTCGACGCCATCGAGCATGTGGAAGTGGTGCGGATCGGCACCCGCGTGCCGGTCGTCCTCCCCTACCGGATCACCCCCGACCTCATTGAGATGCTCGGCCGCCACCACCCCCTCTGGATCAACACCCACTTCAACCACCCCAAAGAGTTCACTGCCTCTTCAGAGGAAGCGCTCGGGAAACTTGCCGACGCCGGCATGCCCCTCGGCAACCAGACGGTTCTCCTCGCCAATGTCAATGACTGCCCGCGGCTGCAACGCACTCTTGCTCACAAACTGGTCAGAAACCGGGTCCGCCCCTATTATCTCTACCAGTGCGACCTCTCGGAAGGTCTCTCTCATTTCAGAACCTCGGTCGCCAGGGGGATCGAGATCATCGAGAACCTGATCGGGCATACGAGCGGGTTTGCGGTGCCGACCTATGTGGTCGACGCACCGGGCGGCGGGGGCAAGATCCCTCTGATGCCAAACTACGTCCTCTCCTGGGCCGACAACAAGGTGGTGCTGCGCAACTACGAGGGAGTGATCACCACCTACCAGGAGCCCAAGGACTACTCTCCGGTCTACTGCGACGGAAACTGCAAGGAGTGCACCCTTCAGCTCAAGGAAGAAAGTGCCGAAGAACCGGGACCGGTCGGGATCGCCAGGATCCTCTCAGACCTCGACGAGACCTCGACCCTGGTCCCAGAGCATACCGAACGGATGGAGCGGCGCAGCGATGTCTGATGTAGTGGTGACCATCGGGAAGTCGCGGGTTCAGCATGGCCCGGCCAACAACCGGGTCTACCTGATCAAACTCAACCCTGCAGATAGCGCCACAATGCCCGACCGTCTCCTGACCCTTGCACGGGAGCACGGGTACACCAAGGTCTTCTGCCGTGTCCATGCGGGGGCGCTGGAGGCGTTTCTCAAGGCGGGGTACCAGATCGAGGCGCAGGCACCGGAACTCTTCCGCGGGGTGGAAGACGGCTACTTTCTCAGTTATTTCCTCGACCCGACAAGGGAGAGGATCAAGGTGCCTTTCCCACCCGTCCCACCCACGAAGACCGGGGTATGCCTCCCTCCTCCTCTCCCGCCGGGGTATAGAGTGAGAGAGGCGGGCGAAGAGGACGCCGGGAGTCTGGCCGCCCTCTATAAACAGAACTTCGAGACCTATCCGTTCCCGATCGACGACCCTGCCTACATCATATCGGCGATGAGAGAGCAGGTCAGGTTCTTCGTCGTCGAGCGCGAGCAGGACGGCGGGGTGGACGTGGTCGGGGCCTCGTCCGCCGAGATGGACCCGGCGGGCAAAAGTGTGGAGATGACCGACATGGCGATCAGTCCGTCCTGCCGGGGCCTCGGGCTCTCGGTGCATCTCCTGCATGCGATGGAGGCGGAGATGCGGCGGGCCGGGATGATCGTCGCCTACACCATCTCTCGGGCGGCGTGGGAACCGGTCAACCGCCTTTTTGCCAGCGCCGGGTACCGTTACGGTGGTACGATGGTCAACAACACCCAGATCTGCGGGCGGTGTGAGTCGATGCATCTCTGGTACCGGCGACTGGACCGCCCCGCATAAGGCATATATGAGGGCACCGCTATTGAGGGGAGTATGCAGATGTACAGGTGCACCAAGTGCGGTTATGTCTATAACCCGAAGACCGGGGACCAGACGCAGGGGATCGCCCCAAACACCCCCTTCGAGGATCTGCCTGAAACCTGGGTCTGTCCCCGATGCAACGCCCCCAAAAGTGCCTTTGAACCTATCGATTAAATGAACCAGAAAAGCGGACGCGTCGCCTGCGTCGACATGGAGTTCGGGCATATCTACGGGACGCACCGCGCCCTGGTCATGCCCATCGAGGTCGGGGCGGTCATCTATGATCCGATGTCCGACCAGGCAAAATTTGCCGGGATTACCTCGGGCTATGATATCGAGGTCGAGGTCTGGCTGAACACGACCGACGCCCTCGGCCGGAAGACCGGGGTGGTGACGCATGTGGCGAATCCGGGAAGGATGCACACAGACATTGCATACGACCCCCGCCACCGCCTCGACCGGGACGGGTGGCGGGCGGCACGCAAGACCGTCGCGGCATCCTTCGACGACCTCGGGGTATTCATGGAGCGGCTTTGCCTGGAAGAGGAGGTGGAGAGATTTGCTTTCTTCGCCAAGAACATGGAGTGCCGGGCTCTTGACCGGGCCGGGTTCGACCTTGCACCGTACCGGTGTACCGATCTCCAGCGCGATATCAAGACGGCCCTCCACATGAAGGACTTCCTCTCTCTTGACCGCAGCGCCAGCATCATCGGTTTTGAGACAGAAAAAGGAGAAATAAAGTCAAACCGTTTCTCATATTCGGTCCCTGACCGATACCTCCCTTCCATCCGCCCTCACTCTGCGGTCGGGGACGCCGCCAGGATCTTCCTCCTGGCCCGCGAGTTCTATACCGGCACCGAGCGATTCCTCTCTGAGGCGGAGATCTATCTGACCAGATGTGAGAGGGAAGGATCCTCAGCCTGAGGCGAGGCGCTTCCCCAGTTCATAGGCCCGCCGCATGAGTTCCCCATCCTTTGCCGCGTCGCCGACATCAAGAAGTCCCGCACCGACGAGGGGCGCCGCCACCTCGATGCCGAAGAACTCCATGGTGACGGCAAGGTGGGTGGCCATGGGGCCGTAGACGTCGGGGTTCGGGTCGCCCTGCGCAAGGATGATCGCCGCTTTCTTGCCGGGCCTGAGCCTTGAGGTGAACTCAGGGCCCATAAAGGCGTACCACCGGTCGATGAAGCTCTTGGTGATCCCGCTCACCATCCCGAAGTAGACCGGCGAGCCCAGGATGATCCCGTCGGTCTCCTCGATCATCTGGTAGAGGCCGGTCATGTCGTCCTCAAGTTTGCATGTCCCGCCGTCATTGCAGAAGCCGCAGCCCTGACAGTCCAGAAAGGCCGCATCGTTGAGGTAAATCAGGGTCGTCTCGGCCCCGGCGTCCTCCGCACCCTGGAGGGCCTCTCTGACCAGCACCTCGGTGTTCCCGCCAGGCCGCGGGCTCCCGACAAACGCAGTGACTTTCATGATCTCTCTCCGGGAGAGGCATGCCTCTCCTCCTATATCAAATAAATACACGCGAAAAAAGGGAACGGCAGTCCGGACCGACTTCAGGCCCTGGGGACTACCTTGAGAACAAGGGAGAAGTTCGTCTCGGTCCCGGTCGTGTTCTCCCACGGACGTTTGTAGATCGCAGAGAAGGTCTGGTTGCCCTCACCGGCGGCTTCGATGAGCCAGGTGTGCGTCCCGCCGACACCGACCATGCCCTCGGGGTGGGGGTCGACGGTGTAGGTGTCGTTGAGGAGGGTCAGTCCGTCGGTGAGGGTGGCGTTCCACTCATATCCGGTCGTCGGGTTCGCCCGCAGGTCGACCTGCACGATGCTCCCGAGGCTCACCTCGACAGAGGTGTTGTCTGCGGTCTCGTTGAAGACGAAGGCAGGTGTTGCCATGGCGGCGCGGTATGCCTCCCATGCGTCCATCTCAGTGCCGTTCTCGAAGATGCAGACGCCGTATTCGCTCCCGTCGGCGTCCTTCCTGATCTCATACCCATAGCCCATCTCCTGGCACCAGACCGCGGCGGGGTTCGGCATCCCGATGGTCGTGTTCTCGGTCGGGGCCGGCGTTTCGTTCGTCGTCGTCTCAGGGACAGGCGTAGTCTCTGGAGTCTCCTGCTGGTCCGCCGAGGTGCATCCTGCACCGATCAGAGAGGCGGCAAGGACCAGGAGGACGACTCCGGCAAGGATCTTTGCTTTCATACCTAACACCTTAGCATCATCTGAAATAAACGATTCCTTGAGCGCGAAGATTTTCACACTCAAATTTCACTTTTTACGGCTGCGTAGAATCGGGCATGAGCCAAGAGCACGTCTCAGACATATCGCATGAAAATCTCTCATCGCGGTTCTTCGGGGTATGGAAGGATCCTTGATCCCTCCCCTGAACACTGTTCAATCGCCTCCCCTCGGTGATCCTCATCGTGGAGGGGTTAGGGGGGTCTCCTCCCGGCGCGAGACGGGGGTGAATCCTTCTGGTGGGGCGGCCCTTCTGATCGACGTGCCTTCCCACACGAATCGCACCGGGGGCGCTGCCCCCCGATAGGGGCGGGAAGGCAGAGGGATAACCGTGCAGAGGTTGTTCCCGTCCTCTGTCTATCAACCCCATGGGAAATCAGGGGCGGCCCCCCCCAACGAGATCAATCCAGAAAAGTTCAACAGAGCCTTTACCCACATGAAACAGCGAAGCCTTTTGATCGAATAATTTTACCTATCCGGACATCATCCAATCTTCAAGTGTCGCCATTAAGAACCAGACTGTTTTTCATCCTGAAACACACATATGCACCAATATTTTTTGAAATATAATTAGAATTATGCGAAATCTATTAATATTCAAACACAATATTACCCAATCATGCCCCCATACCCCCCTGCTGAGATCCGCGTCCTCGCGGTAGACGATGATCCGGGACTTCTCGATATTATCAGAATTTTTCTCGAAAGCACCGGCAATATCGTCGTTTCCCGGGACATGTGTGCCAGAGATGCCCTTTATACCCTTGAAACAGAATATTTCGATGTTTGTATCTCAGACTTCGATATGCCCGGCATGAACGGAGTCCAGTTCATCAGAAAGATCCGGGAAGACGGCTATGACCTCCCCTGTATCCTGATGACAGGGAACAGACGGAAAGAAGTGCATGACGCTGCCCTCGGCGCCGGTGCATGGTGTGTGATCCAGAAGGGTGGGAAAGGCCCGGCCTTCTTCAGTGAACTTGCAGAGGCCGTAAAAGAGGCTGCAGAAAGAGGACCGACCAGCGGCTATCCGGGAGTCAGAACCAGTGACGGCGGCCGTGATGTTCGCCTGACAGTCAAGGGAGGAGCGGACGTTTCCTGAGTCTGCTCACGCAGGACTCATAATTAATATCACCTGGCGTCGCACATTTCTGCATGGTACAGTGTAACGCGTCCCACATCCTGGTAGGGAGCATGGCAGAGGCGCATGAACTGATCGAGCGGATCAAATCAGGAGAGGACTTCGAGGCCCTCGCACGGAAACACTCCATCTGCCCGTCCGGAAAAGACGGAGGGAAACTTGGATGGTTCGGGAAGGGGCAGATGGTTCCGCCCTTCGAGAAGGCTGCATTTGCAGGGAAGGAAGGCGAGGTCGTCGGGCCGGTGAAGACTCAGTTCGGCTGGCACGTCATCCGGATCAACGGCAAGAAATAATCCCTTTTTTTTCTGACCGGTTCGAATCGTTCACAGGCCGGGAGCACGCCTCATGCCTTCCTCTCCAGATCCTTTTCCTCAGAACAACCTGATGTGCCGCCGTGCGGCCTCGGTCGTCTCCCGCCCTTGCGGGGTCCGCTTGAGAAACCCGATCTGGATCAGGTACGGCTCGTAGACCTCCTCGACCGTCCGCACCTCCTCGCCGATCGAGATGGCGATCGTCCTCGCACCCACCGGGCCGCCGCCGAAATCGTCGGCGATCACCGTGAGGATCCGGCGATCGAGATCGTCGAGGCCCAGACTGTCGATGCCGAGCATCGTCAGTGCACGGTCGGCCGTCTCGCCGTCGATGGTGCCGTCGCCCCTGACCATCGCAAAGTCCCGCACCCTCCTGAGAAGCCGGTTTGCGATCCTCGGCGTTCCCCGACTCCGCTTCGCAATCTCTTGCGCTCCGTCCGGGGTGATCGGGGTCTGCATGATCAGAGCGCTCCGCTGCACGATCCCCACCAGGTCGGCCACTTCATAGAGGTTGAGGCGGAAGACCAGACCGAACCGGTCCCTGAGCGGAGATCCCAGCAACCCGATCTTCGTCGTCGCACCGACCAGCGTGAACTCCTCAAGCGGGAGCGGCACCGACCGCGCCCCCGGTCCCTCGCCAATCATCACATCGATGCAGTTGTCCTCCATCGCCGGATAGAGAATCTCCTCGACCACCGGGTTGAGACGGTGGATCTCGTCGATGAAGAGGACGTCGCCGCGAGAGAGCGCCGTCAACTGAGCGGCAAGGTCGCCCGGACGGTCCAGCACTGGCCCTGAGGTACTCCTGATCCCGACCCCCATCTCCCGCGCCACAATCCCGGCAAGCGTCGTCTTGCCAAGGCCCGGAGGCCCGGAGAAGAGGATATGATCGAGAGACTCCCCCCGTTTCTTCGCCGCCTCGATGGCGATGGCAAGTGTCTCCTTGATCTGGGGTTGCCCCACGAACTCGTCCAGCGACCCCGGCCTGATCCCCGCCTCGTCGGTCTCGTCCGGGAGCATATCCGGTGAAGGGATGCGTTCGTTCATGCCGACCCGCGCCCCCGCAGAGATGCCAGTGCAGCGCGTATCAGGGCCTGCACCGTCGGGCCTTCGCCCAGACCGGGCAGGACGGCGTCGATCGCTTCCTGCGCCTCGTGCGCTGAAAACCCGAGCGACACCAGGGCGCTCGCCGCGTCGCAGACCGCCGCGGGACGCCGGTCAAGGGAGAGCGTCGCCGCATGTTTCTTCATCTTCTCCTTCAGTTCAAGGATGAGCCGTTTCGCACTCTTCGGGCCGATGCCGGGGATCCGGGTGAGCACCTTCTCGTCGTCGTTGAGGATGGCAAGGGCGAACTCCTCGAACGAGATCCTGGAGAGGATGTTCATGGCGATCTGCGGCCCGATGCCGCTGACCCCGATCAGGATCGTGAAAAGTTCGAGTTCGCCGGGATAGAGAAACCCGAACAACTGGATGTCGTCGTCGCGGACCGCCATGTGCGTGTGGAGCATGACGCGCCCTCGCGTCTGCTTGAGAGTCGCCAGTGCAGGTTCGGTCACCTGCACGCGGTACCCGACGCCGCCGACGTCGATCACCACCCACCGCTCGCCGGTGGATGCCAGTTCTCCGGAAAGGTGTGCGATCATCTTATCGTACCATATTGATGTGGCAGAGAGCGACGGCAAGACCGTCGGCGGTGTCGTCGGGCTGCGGCACTTCCCGCAACCTGAGCAGCCGCCTCATCATCTCCTGCACCTGGTGTTTGTCGGCACGCCCCGAACCGGTGACCGCCTGTTTGATCTGGTTGGGGGTGTACTCGGCGATCGGTATCTTGCGCTGCTCGGCGGCGAGGAGGAGGATGCCTCGCGCCTCGCTGACGCGCATAGCAGTCGTGACGTTTTTGGAGAAGAACAGTTTTTCCAGGACGACCCATGCGGGTTCGTACTCGTCGAAGAGTGCGGATACGCGCTCGTAGATCTCCAGCAGACGCTCGGGCTGACTGCGGTCGGCCGCGGTCTCGATACAGCCGTAGTCCAGCGGCACGGGGTACCGGCTGCCCTTCCTGAGGACGCCGTACCCGGTCCTCGCCACGCCGGGGTCAATACCGATCACGATCATGCTCAGCACGGAGTACTCCGTGCTCCTGGTTGATACGGTTTTTGCGAGGGGCGAAGCGCGAGAAGATTCTCATCTTTTTGCGCTCTCCGCCCCGGCCTTCCCGGCCAGGACGAAGAGGGCGGCGACGGCCAGGGCAAGGGCCGCCGGGACAGCGAACCCGGCCGCATATCCGACGCTCCCGATGACGATGCCGGCGACGAGAGGGCCTGAGGCATGGCCGATGTCCATGATCGAACCGAGCGCCCCGACCGAGGCGCCGAGTTCCTGGGTGCGGGCGACGTCGGCGACATAGGCGCCGGTGGAGACGGTGACCAGGGAGAGGGCGAGGCCGAAGAGGACTCCGATCGCCATCACCACCGGCACCGCGGCGGTGAGGGGGACGGCGGCGATGCACCCGGCGATCGCGAGGAGGCCGAGCACGATCTGCGCCCGCCGGCCGGTCCGGTCGGAGAGCGCCCCGAAGAAGGGTTTGGAGAGGGCGATGGCCAGCACCTGGAGGGCGAAGAGGAGGCCGATGAGGTACTCCTGCACCCCGATGCCGGTGAGGTACAGGGGGAGCCAGGTCTCGAAGATCCCGAAGGCGAAGTAGGTCGCCATCTCCACCAGCGCAGTGGAGAGGAGAAGACGATTTTTCCCGAAGCCCGCGAGGCGTTCGCCGAACTCGCCGAGGGTGACCCGGCTCTCGCCGCCCTCGGACGCCCTTCCTTCCTTGATCCCGAGGATGAGGAAGACGACCGGGAGCGAGGCGAGGAAGGCCGCGACATAGACGATGCGGTAGTTCAGGAGCCCGGCCGAGGCCGCGAAGAGCGAGATGAGGATGCCGCCCACGAGCGGGGCGATCGTCCTCCCGACGAGGGTGGCAGAGGAGTAGATGCCGCTCTTCTCTCCCTTCGCATCAGGGTAGGCCGAGTAGATCATCATCGCGGCGACCGGGCCGAGGATGGCGGTCGCGAGGCCGTGGAAGAACCTGACCGGGATGAGCCAGAGGGGGTCGACGACGAGGAGGTACAGGAGCGGGGCGGAGAGGAAGACGGCACCCGAGGCGATCAGAAGACGCCGCGGGCCGAGGCGGTCGGCCATCACTCCGACCGGGAAGGAGAAGAGGATCCCGGCCGCGGGGGAGACGAAGGCGATGAGGCCGATCATCGTCTCGTCCGCGCCGAGGGCGCTGGAGAAGAGGGGGAGCACGGGGTTTTTCGAGATGGTCGTGGAGAAGATCGCGAAGAACCCGATGATCGAGAGATAGGTGATGAGGGACGGGCCCGCCCGTCCGATTTTTGTCGGTTGCACCATGCCGGTCACCTGGTACCGGAAGATGGACACCGGCGAGCGATGAACCTATCGGGGACATGGTGATATACCGGGAGGTGCCAGAGGGACGGTGGTGACGGATATGGTTGTTGACGCCATTCCCCGGATCGTCGGTTTTGTCTATGCGATCGTTCTTGCCCCCGCCCTTATACTGCTCTGGCGCAGCGGACGGATCACGCGGCGGCGGGCGCTGCCTCTTCTCGCCGTCTCCGCCGTCCTCGGTTTTCTGATCTTCGCCCCGATGGCGCCGTACCAACTCCAACTCCTGGTCGCCGGCGACCTCGCAGGGCTCGACGCCCCCGTAGCCCTGGTCCTCGGAGGTCTCGCCTTCTTCGTTGTCGTGGCCCTCGTCGGGGGCAGAACCTTCTGCGGCCACCTCTGCCCCGTCGGCGCCGTCCAGGAAATTCTCTCCCTGGCCGGGTACGCACGGGTCGGCCGCACCAGAAAGAAGGAGACGATCGTCCTGCGGTCTGTAGTCTTCGCCGCCGTCCTCCTTGCCGGTCTCCTCTTCTCTGAAAATATCCTCGGTGCCCTGGGGCTGGAGGACTTCTTCTTCCTGAATGTAACTTCGGTCTCCTTCTTCGTCTTCGCCGCCCTGATGATCCTCGGCGTCGCGGTGTATCGACCTTTTTGCCGCGTCATCTGTCCGTACGGTGCGGTGCTCGCCCTCGCCGCCGCTCAGGCGCAGTACAGGTTCAGGAGGACCGACCTCTGCATCAAGTGCCGGAAGTGCGAGAAGGCCTGCCCGGTCGACGAGGCAAAAGAGAGCGACCGAAAGGTCGAGTGTTATATGTGCGGGAGGTGCGTCGAGGTCTGCCCGGTGGAGGGAGCGCTCCGCTATGCCAGACGGTAGATGACCGAGGGCGGCCCGGCCCCGGTCACTTCGCGTCCTTCATCCGGTACTCGGCGTCGTAGACCGTTCCCCCTCCCTGGCCCGGCGCCGCGGCCGCTTCCTGGTAGATGACGGTCCCGGCCTCCTGGAGGACGGCCTTGAGTCTCTCCACCTCCGACCTGACTGCGTCCATTTCCTTCCCGGCAAGGGCGCTCTTCAGGTCGGCGAGGGCCCCCTCGACCTTTTCTTTCGGCCCGGCACCCATCCTCTCCCCCAGATCGGCGAGGGTCTTTTCCGCGGTGTAGACAAGGGCGTCGGCCTCATTTCTTACCTCGGCCTCGTCCCGCCGTCTCTGGTCCTCGGCCTCGTACTCCTCCGCCTCCTTCACCATCCGGTCGATCTGGTCCCCGGGAAGTTTGGTCGAGGCGGTGATGGTCATCTGCTGCTCTTTGCCGGTGGCGCGGTCCTGTGCCGAGACCTTGAGGATGCCCGAGGCGTCGATGTCGAAGGTGACCTCGATCTGCGGGATGCCCCGCGGCGCAGGCGGGATGCCGACGAGGTTGAACTGGCCGAGGCTGGTGTCGTCCTGCGCCATCGGGCGTTCGCCCTGGAGGACGTTGATGGTCACCGCGGTCTGGAGGTCAGCGGCGGTGGTGAAGATCTGGCTCGTCCTGGTCGGGACCGTGGTGTTGCGCGGGATGAGGGCGGTTCTCACATGGCCGAGGGTCTCGATCCCGAGGGTGAGCG contains:
- a CDS encoding rubredoxin codes for the protein MYRCTKCGYVYNPKTGDQTQGIAPNTPFEDLPETWVCPRCNAPKSAFEPID
- a CDS encoding DNA methyltransferase, whose protein sequence is MRPTSLDDYFEDFTAADGTPTRHDEATCGGVTVPRYANEFWTARQRQASSIHEVSYRACFKPQLPRFFIDLLTRPGDLVYDPFSGRGTTAVEAALLGRRVAANDANPLSGILARPRLSPPDLDEVRARLEEIPRGVGLCAGTDLSMFYHPKTEGELVALRSYLIGRGDEEDAVDRWIRMVATTRLTGHSRGFFSVYTLPPNQAVSPESQRRINTKRGQVPEYRDTHALILRKSRRLLGRMSKEELSALRRAGEDALFLTGDAASTPRLPSGSVALTVTSPPFLDIVQYAKDNWLRCWFNGLDARAIGEGITMARTVREWEETMGQVFAELFRVTKPGGRVAFEVGEVRNGSVSLDEHVVPLGAGVGFVPEGVMVNTQVFTKTSNIWGIRNNRGGTNTNRIVLFRKPGRC
- the kamA gene encoding lysine 2,3-aminomutase, whose product is MITDTTTAHEIAMRIDADMAVSRWKDWRWQVSHSVRDIKTFERALGITFPPEERVELERTVERFPLCVTPYYLSLIDPEDFRNDPVFMQCFPSVRELDVEDYDLSDPLAEDADMAAPCITHRYPDRVLFLISNICAMYCRHCTRKRKVGDTDSVPVREEIDAGLAYIRDHPEVRDVLLSGGDPLMLPDESLDRILTELDAIEHVEVVRIGTRVPVVLPYRITPDLIEMLGRHHPLWINTHFNHPKEFTASSEEALGKLADAGMPLGNQTVLLANVNDCPRLQRTLAHKLVRNRVRPYYLYQCDLSEGLSHFRTSVARGIEIIENLIGHTSGFAVPTYVVDAPGGGGKIPLMPNYVLSWADNKVVLRNYEGVITTYQEPKDYSPVYCDGNCKECTLQLKEESAEEPGPVGIARILSDLDETSTLVPEHTERMERRSDV
- a CDS encoding TIGR04084 family radical SAM/SPASM domain-containing protein, with protein sequence MEQMYYHLILTDACNLCCSYCRAKDFEESDPFGRWIAFDEDVPPELSFDLRDLYRFLSQDSGAVLTFYGGEPLLRLDLVREVMDHAPIGRFMLQTNALLLDRLEPEYRNRFSTVLVSIDGPEVLTDAHRGKGVYRRVMENVHALLDGGYTGELIARMTITEKTDIEKAVLYLSENSDHSFSSIHWQIDADFWGDYSKRDFGRWAAGSYNPGIRRLVGHWVERMKEGTVPTWYPFLGVTADLLLGREGGLRCGCGYANYTVMTDGTIIPCPCMVGMRDWYLGNVATTRPQDLPEVSVEGPCTACDLIDFCGGRCLYSSILRPWPEVGRHMVCGTVRNLRDAVVSSLPEIRELIREGVVSLDDFAYERYNGCEIIP
- a CDS encoding response regulator, which codes for MPPYPPAEIRVLAVDDDPGLLDIIRIFLESTGNIVVSRDMCARDALYTLETEYFDVCISDFDMPGMNGVQFIRKIREDGYDLPCILMTGNRRKEVHDAALGAGAWCVIQKGGKGPAFFSELAEAVKEAAERGPTSGYPGVRTSDGGRDVRLTVKGGADVS
- a CDS encoding protease inhibitor I42 family protein gives rise to the protein MKAKILAGVVLLVLAASLIGAGCTSADQQETPETTPVPETTTNETPAPTENTTIGMPNPAAVWCQEMGYGYEIRKDADGSEYGVCIFENGTEMDAWEAYRAAMATPAFVFNETADNTSVEVSLGSIVQVDLRANPTTGYEWNATLTDGLTLLNDTYTVDPHPEGMVGVGGTHTWLIEAAGEGNQTFSAIYKRPWENTTGTETNFSLVLKVVPRA
- the ablB gene encoding putative beta-lysine N-acetyltransferase gives rise to the protein MSDVVVTIGKSRVQHGPANNRVYLIKLNPADSATMPDRLLTLAREHGYTKVFCRVHAGALEAFLKAGYQIEAQAPELFRGVEDGYFLSYFLDPTRERIKVPFPPVPPTKTGVCLPPPLPPGYRVREAGEEDAGSLAALYKQNFETYPFPIDDPAYIISAMREQVRFFVVEREQDGGVDVVGASSAEMDPAGKSVEMTDMAISPSCRGLGLSVHLLHAMEAEMRRAGMIVAYTISRAAWEPVNRLFASAGYRYGGTMVNNTQICGRCESMHLWYRRLDRPA
- a CDS encoding flavodoxin family protein, whose protein sequence is MKVTAFVGSPRPGGNTEVLVREALQGAEDAGAETTLIYLNDAAFLDCQGCGFCNDGGTCKLEDDMTGLYQMIEETDGIILGSPVYFGMVSGITKSFIDRWYAFMGPEFTSRLRPGKKAAIILAQGDPNPDVYGPMATHLAVTMEFFGIEVAAPLVGAGLLDVGDAAKDGELMRRAYELGKRLASG